In Quercus robur chromosome 11, dhQueRobu3.1, whole genome shotgun sequence, the following proteins share a genomic window:
- the LOC126704574 gene encoding L-arabinokinase-like isoform X3, translated as MQMEQISITHGVQVIAPKRHLVFAYYVSGHGFGHATRVVEVVRHLIRAGHDVHMVTGAPDFVFTSEIQSPRLLFRKVVLDCGAVQADALTVDPIASLEKYSQMSVLPRASVLATEVQWLNSIKADLVISDVVPIACRAAADAGIRSVCITNFSWDFIYAEYVMVAGSHYQSVLQQIAEDYSHSEFVIRLPGYSPMPAFRGVIDVPLVVRRLHKSREEVRKDLGVPDDVKLVIFNFGGQPAGWKMKEEYLPAGWLCLVCGASDNQELPPNFIKLAKDVYTPDLIAASDCMLGKIGYGTVSEAMAYKLPFIFIRRDYFNEEPYLREMLEYYQGGVEMARRDMLSGCWIPYLERAVNLKPCYEGGTNGGELAAHILQDTAVGKNSVLDKHFKSFSRSNFLKRSLICCPTLSYCCFRKFEYGHGAMHL; from the exons ATGCAAATGGAACAAATAAGCATTACTCACGGGGTCCAGGTGATCGCACCAAAACGGCATCTCGTCTTCGCCTACTACGTCAGTGGTCACGGCTTCGGCCACGCCACTCGTGTCGTCGAG GTTGTCCGTCATCTCATTCGAGCCGGCCATGATGTTCACATGGTTACAGGCGCTCCTGACTTTGTGTTCACTTCTGAAATACAATCACCAAGACTCTTATTTCGCAAG GTTGTGTTAGACTGTGGAGCAGTTCAAGCAGATGCTTTGACAGTTGATCCTATTGCCTCCTTGGAAAAG TATTCCCAAATGTCAGTACTACCCCGGGCATCAGTTTTAGCAACCGAAGTTCAGTGGCTGAACTCTATCAAGGCTGACTTAGTG ATTTCAGATGTTGTTCCTATTGCATGCCGAGCAGCTGCAGATGCTGGAATTCGTTCTGTTTGCATCACCAACTTCAG TTGGGATTTTATCTATGCGGAATATGTGATGGTGGCTGGATCTCACTATCAATCAGTCCTTCAGCAG ATTGCTGAAGATTATTCCCATAGCGAGTTTGTAATCCGTCTACCTGGATACAGCCCAA tgcCTGCATTTCGTGGTGTTATTGATGTACCCCTTGTCGTGAGGAGATTACACAAATCTAGAGAAGAG GTGAGGAAAGATCTTGGAGTTCCGGATGATGTGAAGctagtaatttttaattttggtggGCAG CCAGCTGGTTGGAAGATGAAGGAGGAGTACTTACCTGCTGGTTGGTTGTGCCTG GTTTGTGGGGCTTCAGACAACCAGGAGCTTCCCCCTAATTTCATAAAGCTTGCAAAAGATGTTTATACGCCTGACCTAATAGCAGCTTCAGATTGCATGCTCg GAAAGATTGGATATGGCACAGTCAGTGAAGCCATGGCATACAAGTTGCCATTTATCTTCATACGCCGAGATTATTTTAATGAAGAACCATATTTGAGAGAAATGCTTGAG TATTACCAAGGTGGTGTGGAGATGGCCAGAAGAGATATGCTCAGTGGATGTTGGATACCCTACCTTGAACGTGCTGTTAACTTGAAACCGTGCTATGAGGGAGGTACCAATGGTGGTGAG CTGGCTGCTCATATACTACAAGATACAGCTGTTGGAAAGAATTCTGTGTTAGATAAG
- the LOC126704574 gene encoding L-arabinokinase-like isoform X4 — protein MQMEQISITHGVQVIAPKRHLVFAYYVSGHGFGHATRVVEVVRHLIRAGHDVHMVTGAPDFVFTSEIQSPRLLFRKVVLDCGAVQADALTVDPIASLEKYSQMSVLPRASVLATEVQWLNSIKADLVISDVVPIACRAAADAGIRSVCITNFSWDFIYAEYVMVAGSHYQSVLQQIAEDYSHSEFVIRLPGYSPMPAFRGVIDVPLVVRRLHKSREEVRKDLGVPDDVKLVIFNFGGQPAGWKMKEEYLPAGWLCLVCGASDNQELPPNFIKLAKDVYTPDLIAASDCMLGKIGYGTVSEAMAYKLPFIFIRRDYFNEEPYLREMLEYYQGGVEMARRDMLSGCWIPYLERAVNLKPCYEGGTNGAGCSYTTRYSCWKEFCVR, from the exons ATGCAAATGGAACAAATAAGCATTACTCACGGGGTCCAGGTGATCGCACCAAAACGGCATCTCGTCTTCGCCTACTACGTCAGTGGTCACGGCTTCGGCCACGCCACTCGTGTCGTCGAG GTTGTCCGTCATCTCATTCGAGCCGGCCATGATGTTCACATGGTTACAGGCGCTCCTGACTTTGTGTTCACTTCTGAAATACAATCACCAAGACTCTTATTTCGCAAG GTTGTGTTAGACTGTGGAGCAGTTCAAGCAGATGCTTTGACAGTTGATCCTATTGCCTCCTTGGAAAAG TATTCCCAAATGTCAGTACTACCCCGGGCATCAGTTTTAGCAACCGAAGTTCAGTGGCTGAACTCTATCAAGGCTGACTTAGTG ATTTCAGATGTTGTTCCTATTGCATGCCGAGCAGCTGCAGATGCTGGAATTCGTTCTGTTTGCATCACCAACTTCAG TTGGGATTTTATCTATGCGGAATATGTGATGGTGGCTGGATCTCACTATCAATCAGTCCTTCAGCAG ATTGCTGAAGATTATTCCCATAGCGAGTTTGTAATCCGTCTACCTGGATACAGCCCAA tgcCTGCATTTCGTGGTGTTATTGATGTACCCCTTGTCGTGAGGAGATTACACAAATCTAGAGAAGAG GTGAGGAAAGATCTTGGAGTTCCGGATGATGTGAAGctagtaatttttaattttggtggGCAG CCAGCTGGTTGGAAGATGAAGGAGGAGTACTTACCTGCTGGTTGGTTGTGCCTG GTTTGTGGGGCTTCAGACAACCAGGAGCTTCCCCCTAATTTCATAAAGCTTGCAAAAGATGTTTATACGCCTGACCTAATAGCAGCTTCAGATTGCATGCTCg GAAAGATTGGATATGGCACAGTCAGTGAAGCCATGGCATACAAGTTGCCATTTATCTTCATACGCCGAGATTATTTTAATGAAGAACCATATTTGAGAGAAATGCTTGAG TATTACCAAGGTGGTGTGGAGATGGCCAGAAGAGATATGCTCAGTGGATGTTGGATACCCTACCTTGAACGTGCTGTTAACTTGAAACCGTGCTATGAGGGAGGTACCAATGGTG CTGGCTGCTCATATACTACAAGATACAGCTGTTGGAAAGAATTCTGTGTTAGATAA
- the LOC126704574 gene encoding L-arabinokinase-like isoform X2, which yields MQMEQISITHGVQVIAPKRHLVFAYYVSGHGFGHATRVVEVVRHLIRAGHDVHMVTGAPDFVFTSEIQSPRLLFRKVVLDCGAVQADALTVDPIASLEKYSQMSVLPRASVLATEVQWLNSIKADLVISDVVPIACRAAADAGIRSVCITNFSWDFIYAEYVMVAGSHYQSVLQQIAEDYSHSEFVIRLPGYSPMPAFRGVIDVPLVVRRLHKSREEVRKDLGVPDDVKLVIFNFGGQPAGWKMKEEYLPAGWLCLVCGASDNQELPPNFIKLAKDVYTPDLIAASDCMLGKIGYGTVSEAMAYKLPFIFIRRDYFNEEPYLREMLEYYQGGVEMARRDMLSGCWIPYLERAVNLKPCYEGGTNGGELAAHILQDTAVGKNSVLDKTKVRRLQDVMVPGCQPQKVPGNDILVPDWYTLAENKLGLHN from the exons ATGCAAATGGAACAAATAAGCATTACTCACGGGGTCCAGGTGATCGCACCAAAACGGCATCTCGTCTTCGCCTACTACGTCAGTGGTCACGGCTTCGGCCACGCCACTCGTGTCGTCGAG GTTGTCCGTCATCTCATTCGAGCCGGCCATGATGTTCACATGGTTACAGGCGCTCCTGACTTTGTGTTCACTTCTGAAATACAATCACCAAGACTCTTATTTCGCAAG GTTGTGTTAGACTGTGGAGCAGTTCAAGCAGATGCTTTGACAGTTGATCCTATTGCCTCCTTGGAAAAG TATTCCCAAATGTCAGTACTACCCCGGGCATCAGTTTTAGCAACCGAAGTTCAGTGGCTGAACTCTATCAAGGCTGACTTAGTG ATTTCAGATGTTGTTCCTATTGCATGCCGAGCAGCTGCAGATGCTGGAATTCGTTCTGTTTGCATCACCAACTTCAG TTGGGATTTTATCTATGCGGAATATGTGATGGTGGCTGGATCTCACTATCAATCAGTCCTTCAGCAG ATTGCTGAAGATTATTCCCATAGCGAGTTTGTAATCCGTCTACCTGGATACAGCCCAA tgcCTGCATTTCGTGGTGTTATTGATGTACCCCTTGTCGTGAGGAGATTACACAAATCTAGAGAAGAG GTGAGGAAAGATCTTGGAGTTCCGGATGATGTGAAGctagtaatttttaattttggtggGCAG CCAGCTGGTTGGAAGATGAAGGAGGAGTACTTACCTGCTGGTTGGTTGTGCCTG GTTTGTGGGGCTTCAGACAACCAGGAGCTTCCCCCTAATTTCATAAAGCTTGCAAAAGATGTTTATACGCCTGACCTAATAGCAGCTTCAGATTGCATGCTCg GAAAGATTGGATATGGCACAGTCAGTGAAGCCATGGCATACAAGTTGCCATTTATCTTCATACGCCGAGATTATTTTAATGAAGAACCATATTTGAGAGAAATGCTTGAG TATTACCAAGGTGGTGTGGAGATGGCCAGAAGAGATATGCTCAGTGGATGTTGGATACCCTACCTTGAACGTGCTGTTAACTTGAAACCGTGCTATGAGGGAGGTACCAATGGTGGTGAG CTGGCTGCTCATATACTACAAGATACAGCTGTTGGAAAGAATTCTGTGTTAGATAAG
- the LOC126704574 gene encoding L-arabinokinase-like isoform X1, translating to MQMEQISITHGVQVIAPKRHLVFAYYVSGHGFGHATRVVEVVRHLIRAGHDVHMVTGAPDFVFTSEIQSPRLLFRKVVLDCGAVQADALTVDPIASLEKYSQMSVLPRASVLATEVQWLNSIKADLVISDVVPIACRAAADAGIRSVCITNFSWDFIYAEYVMVAGSHYQSVLQQIAEDYSHSEFVIRLPGYSPMPAFRGVIDVPLVVRRLHKSREEVRKDLGVPDDVKLVIFNFGGQPAGWKMKEEYLPAGWLCLVCGASDNQELPPNFIKLAKDVYTPDLIAASDCMLGKIGYGTVSEAMAYKLPFIFIRRDYFNEEPYLREMLEYYQGGVEMARRDMLSGCWIPYLERAVNLKPCYEGGTNGGELAAHILQDTAVGKNSVLDKQTKVRRLQDVMVPGCQPQKVPGNDILVPDWYTLAENKLGLHN from the exons ATGCAAATGGAACAAATAAGCATTACTCACGGGGTCCAGGTGATCGCACCAAAACGGCATCTCGTCTTCGCCTACTACGTCAGTGGTCACGGCTTCGGCCACGCCACTCGTGTCGTCGAG GTTGTCCGTCATCTCATTCGAGCCGGCCATGATGTTCACATGGTTACAGGCGCTCCTGACTTTGTGTTCACTTCTGAAATACAATCACCAAGACTCTTATTTCGCAAG GTTGTGTTAGACTGTGGAGCAGTTCAAGCAGATGCTTTGACAGTTGATCCTATTGCCTCCTTGGAAAAG TATTCCCAAATGTCAGTACTACCCCGGGCATCAGTTTTAGCAACCGAAGTTCAGTGGCTGAACTCTATCAAGGCTGACTTAGTG ATTTCAGATGTTGTTCCTATTGCATGCCGAGCAGCTGCAGATGCTGGAATTCGTTCTGTTTGCATCACCAACTTCAG TTGGGATTTTATCTATGCGGAATATGTGATGGTGGCTGGATCTCACTATCAATCAGTCCTTCAGCAG ATTGCTGAAGATTATTCCCATAGCGAGTTTGTAATCCGTCTACCTGGATACAGCCCAA tgcCTGCATTTCGTGGTGTTATTGATGTACCCCTTGTCGTGAGGAGATTACACAAATCTAGAGAAGAG GTGAGGAAAGATCTTGGAGTTCCGGATGATGTGAAGctagtaatttttaattttggtggGCAG CCAGCTGGTTGGAAGATGAAGGAGGAGTACTTACCTGCTGGTTGGTTGTGCCTG GTTTGTGGGGCTTCAGACAACCAGGAGCTTCCCCCTAATTTCATAAAGCTTGCAAAAGATGTTTATACGCCTGACCTAATAGCAGCTTCAGATTGCATGCTCg GAAAGATTGGATATGGCACAGTCAGTGAAGCCATGGCATACAAGTTGCCATTTATCTTCATACGCCGAGATTATTTTAATGAAGAACCATATTTGAGAGAAATGCTTGAG TATTACCAAGGTGGTGTGGAGATGGCCAGAAGAGATATGCTCAGTGGATGTTGGATACCCTACCTTGAACGTGCTGTTAACTTGAAACCGTGCTATGAGGGAGGTACCAATGGTGGTGAG CTGGCTGCTCATATACTACAAGATACAGCTGTTGGAAAGAATTCTGTGTTAGATAAG